The sequence below is a genomic window from Brevibacillus agri.
TCTCCTCAACCTCTCCCTCCATAAACCGGACCAAATCCACCTCCGGCTGCGCCAAAAACTCCGCAAAGCTGCCCAGATCGGCATACTCCCCATGCTCTTCGTCGTAGCAACCAATCATGCCTTTCTTCTTCGGATTCCACACCAGATGCAGATGCGAATAGTTCTCGATATCCGCAGACAGACGCAGCAGCTTTTGCCGCCCGACTTTCAGCTCGATCGTATCTGCCAACGAAAAGAAATCAATATACCCCATCCCGTACTCGTTTTCCGCAAGCTCCACGCGCAGATTGTCACCAGTGAGAAAACGAACCAGCTCGGCAGACAGCTTGTACGTTTGCAGCTCATACTTCCTGTTCTCCACATCATGAAACTTTGCAGGCTCCAACGATTTCAAATAGGCGGCCAGTTCCTCGTGCTTGCTGCTGACAGCGATGGTGTAGGGGCGCTCGCCGCCTTTTTCCGCCAGGGTGACGTCGGCGCCGCGTTCGACCAGATGCTTGGCCATGGCGAGATTGCCCATGCGCGTTGCGACGGTTAGTGGAGTCGCCCGATACGGATAGACCATGTCCGGCTGGTTGTAGTTGATGTCGACTCCGTGATCGAGCAAGTAATCGACGGTTTTCCGGTCGTGGTCGGATACGGCCATGCGCAACACGTCGCCTCCATGCAGCCTGATATCGAGTCCCAGTTCGTGGATGAGCGGAATATTCTTTTTGTTGCCGTAGTACGCTTGGGCATACGCGCCGGAGCCGACCCGGTTTTTCATGTCCAGCCGCGCGCCTTGGGCGGCGAGGTAGCGGACGATGTCTTCCTTGCAATAGCGGACAGCGATGAGAAAAGCAGGTTCGTCCTTCGCATTCAGGTTGACGCCGTGCTCAACCAGGAGCTTGACCACCTCCAGCTTCTCCGCTACTAGCGCCAGCTCCAACGGGCTTACGGTCGTATATTGGCTCAGGACGATCTTTTCTTCTACATCCCAGCCTGCCGCAATCGCCGCCTGCAAAGCCGCGACGTTTCCCTCGTAAATGTGTGCTGCGATTTCCGGCAGCACCTCAAAACTCCCGATATCTTTCAGTTTGACCATCTGCCCTGACTCCTCCCCCGCCTCAAAACCTGCCTAATTTATAGTCAAAATCTATGTAGATGCAAAAGCTACGTAAAGTATAGACAAGCTGTTGGAAAAAAACAACAATCCGAAAGT
It includes:
- a CDS encoding ankyrin repeat domain-containing protein, whose protein sequence is MVKLKDIGSFEVLPEIAAHIYEGNVAALQAAIAAGWDVEEKIVLSQYTTVSPLELALVAEKLEVVKLLVEHGVNLNAKDEPAFLIAVRYCKEDIVRYLAAQGARLDMKNRVGSGAYAQAYYGNKKNIPLIHELGLDIRLHGGDVLRMAVSDHDRKTVDYLLDHGVDINYNQPDMVYPYRATPLTVATRMGNLAMAKHLVERGADVTLAEKGGERPYTIAVSSKHEELAAYLKSLEPAKFHDVENRKYELQTYKLSAELVRFLTGDNLRVELAENEYGMGYIDFFSLADTIELKVGRQKLLRLSADIENYSHLHLVWNPKKKGMIGCYDEEHGEYADLGSFAEFLAQPEVDLVRFMEGEVEEKKA